The Arachis hypogaea cultivar Tifrunner chromosome 14, arahy.Tifrunner.gnm2.J5K5, whole genome shotgun sequence DNA window TCATCTATCAATCCAAACCCTAACCCCTCTTTTCCTTCGTTCCCTCCCAATCCCAATTCAaaagcttttctttttcttatttctgggtggtttttgttgatgatttcttgttaGGGTTAGGGAAATTGGGGGAAAACCGCGCATGGAATCGAACACAGACATGTTCAGGGTACCTTCtgcaggaggaggaggaggaggaacgggACCATCGCcttcgtcttcgtcttcgtcttcctCTTTGGTTTCTTCGTCGTCTTCGTCATTGTCGTCTTCTAATTCTAGAAGGTTCGGAACTATTTCTCCCTCTAACATCATTAACGCACCGCTGTCGCTATTATTGGAATATTCAGGGATTCTTCGCAACAAtaacaacaccaccaccaccaggtCGAATTTCAATAACCACgaacctaaccctaaccctaattccgAGCCTTCCGTAAATGACGGCGAGTTATCGATCAGGATCATTAGTCCTTCCGAACACGATAATCACGATAATCATCGTCACAGGGAGGAGCAACCTTCGTCTTCTGGTGGGGGTGGTTTGGTTGTGGGGCTTCCTCACGATGAGGGTGGGTCCGTTATGCCCAATTCGAGCACCGGAGACACCGGGATTGGGAACGGGAATGGGATTGGAAACGGCGACGCGGGGACCGGCGGTGAGGGGGGCGGCAATGGGAGGGATTCTTCTTACCAGAGGTATGATATTCAGCATGCTGCAAGGTGGGTGGAGCAGGTTCTTCCGTTCTCTTTGCTCCTCTTGGTGGTCTTCATCCGCCAGCATTTACAAGGTGTCTTCTTCAATTTCCTAAGTTTTTTTATCGTATTATCATCTATGGGATTGAAACAGATTAGTTAGTGCTTCTTTGTATTAGTTAAAAGCTTCCTGAGACAGTCTTCAGAAAGACAGAAACAAAATGAATTTTTGCTTAGCAAACATGGTCTttttttttggggttaattttcaCATTTGGGAGATAGGAATTTTAGCTCTTTTGTTAATCATCCTAGATTGAGTAGGAGCTAATTAATTGTTTTCTCAAGTTTGGGAATTGTTGTGAACCTCTTAAGTCATTGCAGGGTTTTTTGTTACAATTTGGATTGCGGCTGTCCTTTTCAAGTCGAATGACATTCTAAGAAAACAAACAGCTCTGAAGGTGATGTGTTGTTTTTACGGCTACTCTGTTATTTGCTGAAAATTAATCCCTTGTTGCTGGTGTGAAGATTTTCTGTTTGTTTGTTGAGTATGGCTACTTTTGGTGGCTGCAGGGAGAGAGGAAAATACCTATTCTCATTGGGATTTCTGTTGCATTTTCACTTCATGTGATTAGCATCTATTGGTGGTATCAGAATGATGATCTGATGTATCCGCTGGTCATGCTTCCTCCGAGAGAGATACCGCCTTTCTGGCAtgcaattttcatcatcatggtTAATGGTGTGTTTTTCCCTCACTTTTGACTTGCTAGGTGTTTAACTTTTAGttgttttctgttttcggttttcggtgttttttttgttttttttttgtttttttgggggggggggggtatgATTGCATTTTGTTCCGGAAAATGTTTATAGCCATTATTTTTGTCTCAACTTGCACTTTGACAAGCAGCTGAGTGTGTTCAAGGGTCAAAAAGAGTTTAAATTCCATTCTCATCGGCTTTTGGTTTATGCATTCAGATTTTTGTACTTTTTTAGTTTGTTGTAACTGACATGTGCCATCATGATTCATCAATCCTTGCATTGTTTCTCATTCATCTGTGTCTGTTGTCAAACTAATAATTTTTCCGACAATTAGCCTGTTAGCATGAAGGCCTTTGTGTTGTGGAAACTCTTATTATGGATCTTGGAATTATTTTCTTTGGTTGAAACTCACTTGCACGGTATAATCTcatttccttgcatttaattgtgtTCCACAATTTCAGACACTTTGGTCCGCCAGGCTGCAATGGTATTCAAGTGTATATTGTTGATCTATTACAAGAACAGCAGAGGCCGAAATTATCGTAGGCAGGTGAGGTCATAAAATATGAAGCACTATGAACATATGTTAAGTTCTAAAGAGTTTTTACCTTTTGGAAATAGCAATTGAGGGTAACTGGAATATTTTAAGATGGGTTATTTTTCAGGGTCTTAATAAGTTGTATAGCAACTTCATGCCTCTGCTACAGAATTTTGGTTTCAGAATCTTAACTACTTTCAGATATCATTACATTCTGATTCTACTATCATTTGTTTGTCAGGGGCAAATGCTGACTCTAGTTGAGTACCTTCTTTTGCTATACCGTGCCTTGCTGCCGACACCGGTTTGGTATCGTTTCTTTCTAAACAAAGAATATGGAAGCCTTTTTTCATCATTGATGACAGGACTGTATCTAACATTTAAGCTCACATCCGTGGTTGAAAAGGTGTGTTTATCTTTTAAAACCAATGGAGATTATATTTTGTTACATTGTAGTTTGTGGATGGTGATCTAAAGTCGGCCCTTTATTTTATCTGGCCATCCTGTGACTTCAATTCTTTTTGAATGGTATATGCATAATTATGTGTTTTTATTTAAACCTTCATCatgttaacctttttttttttttgggtttttttactTCATCAAAGTAGGCAGGCAGGTTTACCACTAGTTTTGTTATTTAGCTTCCCAACAGATGTGGAAGAAATCAAGCCATGAAGCTTAAGAATAAGCTTTAGTTGTTGATACAAGCTCTTTTGTGGAAGCTAAAAGTTTGATCTCTTgaaaagagaatggaaataacttcccttttttgccttttttttgttTGGTGTTTGGGGGGGGGGGTCTAAGATGTTCAACTTTAAAATGTTTTCCCTATAGGTAAAAATAAGTAGTTTTCAGTGCATTTTTCTAAGAAATCAAGTAGTGTGGCTGGAATAGTTTTTTCATTTATGTAGTCTGTTGCTTAAAATATTTGTCATGGTGTACTGTAGCATAGCATCTTCCATGATAAGTATGTCATTTACCTGGGATTGTATAGGAACTCGTTAGTTTATTGTTTTAAACTATTTGTGGATTACTTCGTCCCTGGTGGTGGTTTTCTTAAACCCTGTGTCTGTTGGTTGTCAGGTGCAAGCCTTCTTTGCTGCAGTGAAGGCATTGTCACGGAAAGAAGTTCATTATGGTTCTTATGCAACATCAGAGCAGGTACTGTGGGCTCCATAATTTTGGTGGTGCTGAATGAATAACCGAAGTCTGTTGTTAAGAACTTTATAGCCTCCTATAAGTTGTTCTTACCATACTTCACTAtctgttaataattattttgtagCCTCTTCCTTTCTTGTATGCTAGTTTTTCATGCAAGTTAAGGGGTTTATCTGCTGGCAGGTGATTGCGGC harbors:
- the LOC112743891 gene encoding uncharacterized protein yields the protein MESNTDMFRVPSAGGGGGGTGPSPSSSSSSSSLVSSSSSSLSSSNSRRFGTISPSNIINAPLSLLLEYSGILRNNNNTTTTRSNFNNHEPNPNPNSEPSVNDGELSIRIISPSEHDNHDNHRHREEQPSSSGGGGLVVGLPHDEGGSVMPNSSTGDTGIGNGNGIGNGDAGTGGEGGGNGRDSSYQRYDIQHAARWVEQVLPFSLLLLVVFIRQHLQGFFVTIWIAAVLFKSNDILRKQTALKGERKIPILIGISVAFSLHVISIYWWYQNDDLMYPLVMLPPREIPPFWHAIFIIMVNDTLVRQAAMVFKCILLIYYKNSRGRNYRRQGQMLTLVEYLLLLYRALLPTPVWYRFFLNKEYGSLFSSLMTGLYLTFKLTSVVEKVQAFFAAVKALSRKEVHYGSYATSEQVIAAGDLCAICQEKMHAPILLRCKHIFCEDCVSEWFERERTCPLCRALVKPADLRSFGDGSTSLFFQLF